In Streptomyces sp. TS71-3, the following proteins share a genomic window:
- a CDS encoding Ig-like domain-containing protein, whose protein sequence is MGTQDMVGRGTAERETVVRGARPVRSVRGRAARRGLLACAVLAVGALTLTACGGDASADNGKPGGGKESSSGGANSDSGRISTAEIAISAKDGSANASINATEVKVSGGKLTRVSMVEAASGRSVAGTLSSDGSVWKPKDQLERATQYRISATAKDAKGRTAAANSQFTTVTQAHSFIGTYTPDGGTTVGVGMPVSFTFNKAITDRKAVQSGIKVTSSSGQEVVGHWFGGNRLDFRPQSYWQAGSRVTMKIHLDGVEGAQGVYGVQDKTVTFTVGRSQVSTVDARTQTMTVVRDGKTIRTVPISSGSPQHTTYNGQMVISQKFIQTRMQGSTVGFGGEYDIPDVPHAMRLTNSGTFIHGNYWYSRGNPPFGRQGTSHGCVGLQDVQGAGAATSAEWFYDHSLIGDVVTVKNSPDRTVAPDNGLNGWNMSWSAWKAGSAL, encoded by the coding sequence GTGGGAACGCAGGACATGGTGGGGCGGGGGACGGCGGAACGGGAGACCGTCGTGCGGGGTGCCCGGCCGGTGCGGTCGGTCCGGGGGCGCGCCGCACGGCGCGGGCTGCTGGCGTGCGCCGTGCTGGCGGTCGGTGCGCTGACCCTGACCGCCTGCGGCGGCGACGCCTCGGCGGACAACGGCAAGCCCGGTGGTGGCAAGGAGAGTTCGAGCGGGGGCGCGAACTCTGACTCGGGGCGGATCTCCACCGCGGAGATAGCGATCTCGGCGAAGGACGGTTCCGCGAACGCCTCGATCAACGCCACCGAGGTGAAGGTCAGCGGCGGCAAGCTGACCCGGGTCAGCATGGTGGAGGCGGCGAGCGGCCGGTCCGTGGCGGGCACGCTCTCGTCCGACGGGTCGGTCTGGAAGCCCAAGGACCAGTTGGAGCGGGCCACCCAGTACCGCATATCGGCCACGGCCAAGGACGCCAAGGGCCGCACGGCGGCGGCGAACTCGCAGTTCACCACGGTCACGCAGGCCCACAGCTTCATCGGCACCTACACCCCGGACGGCGGGACCACGGTCGGCGTCGGCATGCCGGTCTCGTTCACCTTCAACAAGGCGATCACCGACAGGAAGGCGGTGCAGTCCGGCATCAAGGTGACCTCCAGCAGCGGGCAGGAGGTGGTGGGCCACTGGTTCGGGGGCAACCGGCTGGACTTCCGGCCGCAGTCGTACTGGCAGGCGGGCTCCAGGGTCACCATGAAGATCCACCTGGACGGGGTCGAGGGCGCTCAGGGCGTCTACGGCGTGCAGGACAAGACGGTGACGTTCACCGTCGGCCGTTCCCAGGTCTCCACGGTGGACGCGCGCACCCAGACGATGACGGTGGTCAGGGACGGCAAGACCATCAGGACCGTCCCGATCTCGTCGGGCAGCCCGCAGCACACCACCTACAACGGCCAGATGGTGATCTCGCAGAAGTTCATCCAGACCCGTATGCAGGGGTCCACGGTCGGCTTCGGCGGGGAGTACGACATCCCGGACGTGCCGCACGCGATGCGCCTGACGAACTCCGGCACCTTCATCCACGGCAACTACTGGTACTCCCGCGGCAACCCGCCGTTCGGGCGCCAGGGCACCAGCCACGGCTGCGTGGGGCTCCAGGACGTCCAGGGCGCGGGGGCGGCCACGTCGGCCGAGTGGTTCTACGACCACTCGCTGATCGGGGACGTCGTGACGGTGAAGAACTCGCCGGACAGGACCGTCGCCCCGGACAACGGGCTGAATGGCTGGAACATGTCGTGGAGCGCCTGGAAGGCGGGCAGCGCCCTCTGA
- a CDS encoding DUF6227 family protein, with protein MSVPYETACEGKQSPETPEEHLARLLGRALNSFELPDEVLCRLTAALAYDGSLHSAHHSGDLHRLTYRHTWLLADGSAVTLWELVHNTARPTPFPGAMAAPMPEGPARARQDQHELYADETELRTAMERLPLPADEPQDFDLPVTVQIPPMPLPRHVYVPDNSADHARRLLRRAENADRPGLDMLRLLSSAFAHQITQAFGRPTPAGEARLGYSLYEHAFLLADGREVSLWEVEHTATPNGRHMCEVYTSEAEARGAMARRASRTP; from the coding sequence TTGAGCGTTCCGTACGAAACAGCGTGCGAAGGCAAACAGTCGCCCGAGACTCCGGAGGAGCATCTCGCGCGGCTCCTCGGGCGCGCCCTGAACTCTTTCGAACTCCCCGACGAGGTGCTGTGCCGCCTCACCGCGGCCCTGGCCTACGACGGCTCGCTGCACTCCGCACACCACAGCGGCGACCTGCACCGCCTCACCTACCGGCACACCTGGCTGCTCGCCGACGGCAGCGCGGTCACCCTCTGGGAGCTGGTGCACAACACCGCCCGGCCGACGCCCTTCCCCGGCGCCATGGCGGCACCGATGCCGGAGGGGCCGGCCAGGGCGCGGCAGGACCAGCACGAGCTGTACGCGGACGAGACCGAGCTGCGCACCGCCATGGAGCGGCTGCCGTTGCCCGCGGACGAGCCGCAGGACTTCGACCTGCCCGTCACCGTGCAGATCCCGCCGATGCCGCTGCCCCGGCACGTCTACGTCCCGGACAACTCCGCGGACCACGCCCGCCGTCTCCTGCGGCGCGCGGAGAACGCCGACCGGCCGGGCCTGGACATGTTACGGCTGCTCAGTTCCGCCTTCGCGCACCAGATCACCCAGGCGTTCGGCCGTCCCACGCCGGCCGGAGAGGCCCGGCTGGGGTACTCGCTGTACGAGCACGCCTTCCTGCTGGCGGACGGCCGGGAGGTCAGCCTCTGGGAGGTCGAGCACACGGCCACCCCGAACGGGCGTCACATGTGCGAGGTCTACACGAGCGAGGCCGAGGCCCGCGGCGCCATGGCACGGCGCGCCTCCCGCACTCCCTGA
- a CDS encoding fructose-specific PTS transporter subunit EIIC: MSDTITADLVDLDLAADTKESAARALAERMAALGRVTDLDAFLADVAAREAQMPTGLEGGIGIPHCRSAHVTEPTLAFGRSAHGIDFGAPDGPADLIFLIAAPAGADDAHLTMLSALARRLMDADFTAALRRADDPVRAAALVGGEEAAGAVTTGADGAVDGSGPPGDGPPDGSGEAEGAGAADGTGDDTGEADGTAETPGAAAGGAGTPPFRIVAVASCPTGIAHTYMAAEALEKAGREAGVELAVEAQGSAGFTRLDPAVIAAADAVIFTHDVPVREKERFAGKPTVDVGVKAGISRPADLVAEARALAAARGTAGTGAPGADAPARTPVQNAGAHGDGYGTKLRTWLMSGVSYMVPFVAAGGLLIALGFAIGGYRIDKAPSVAEHFVWTDHVSWAALLFQIGGLAFGFLIPVLAGYIAYGMADRPGLVPGFVGGSVAVSINAGFLGGLAAGLIAGTVVLGLQRLRIPTSMRGIMPVVVLPLLSSIVVGFLMFLVIGKPIAFLQSALTDWLKGLSGTNAIILGVILGLMMCFDLGGPLNKVAYTFAVGGLAGPTNGSLKVMAAVMAAGMVPPLGMALATVVRGRLFTRTERENGKAAWLLGASFITEGAIPFAAADPLRVIPSSMVGGAVTGALSMAFGCTLRAPHGGVFVVPLIGGPLLYLVAIAAGVCVCTALVVGLKGAKAAKAASAAEQDGARSGSGAGDSEGNGEENGEGRPGVPPAPSTQKGAAESPQSTETVPSGRSVS; encoded by the coding sequence ATGAGCGACACGATCACCGCGGACCTGGTCGACCTCGACCTGGCCGCCGACACCAAGGAGAGCGCCGCACGCGCCCTCGCCGAGCGGATGGCGGCGCTCGGACGCGTGACGGATCTGGACGCCTTCCTCGCCGACGTCGCCGCGCGCGAGGCGCAGATGCCGACCGGCCTGGAGGGCGGCATCGGCATCCCGCACTGCCGCAGCGCCCACGTCACCGAGCCCACGCTCGCCTTCGGCCGCAGCGCCCACGGCATCGACTTCGGCGCCCCGGACGGCCCCGCCGACCTGATCTTCCTCATCGCCGCGCCGGCGGGCGCCGACGACGCCCACCTGACCATGCTCTCCGCCCTGGCCCGCCGCCTCATGGACGCCGACTTCACCGCCGCACTCCGGCGTGCGGACGACCCGGTGCGGGCGGCGGCGCTGGTGGGGGGCGAGGAGGCGGCGGGGGCGGTCACCACCGGGGCGGACGGTGCCGTGGACGGTTCCGGTCCGCCCGGGGACGGCCCGCCGGACGGTTCCGGGGAGGCGGAGGGCGCAGGCGCGGCTGACGGCACGGGCGACGACACGGGCGAGGCCGACGGCACCGCGGAGACGCCCGGTGCCGCGGCGGGCGGCGCCGGGACCCCGCCGTTCCGGATCGTCGCCGTGGCCTCCTGCCCCACCGGGATCGCGCACACGTACATGGCGGCCGAGGCGCTGGAGAAGGCCGGGCGCGAGGCGGGCGTGGAACTGGCCGTCGAGGCCCAGGGCTCGGCGGGCTTCACGCGGCTGGACCCCGCCGTGATCGCCGCGGCCGACGCGGTGATCTTCACCCACGACGTACCGGTGCGCGAGAAGGAGCGGTTCGCGGGGAAGCCCACCGTCGACGTGGGCGTGAAGGCCGGCATCAGCCGCCCCGCCGACCTCGTCGCCGAGGCCCGCGCCCTGGCCGCCGCCCGCGGCACGGCCGGCACAGGGGCGCCCGGAGCGGACGCGCCGGCGCGCACCCCCGTGCAGAACGCCGGTGCGCACGGCGACGGTTACGGCACGAAGCTCCGCACCTGGCTGATGTCCGGCGTCAGCTACATGGTGCCGTTCGTCGCGGCGGGCGGCCTGCTCATCGCGCTGGGCTTCGCGATAGGCGGCTACCGCATCGACAAGGCCCCGTCCGTCGCCGAGCACTTCGTGTGGACCGACCACGTCAGCTGGGCCGCGCTGCTCTTCCAGATCGGCGGCCTCGCCTTCGGGTTCCTCATCCCGGTGCTCGCCGGCTACATCGCCTACGGGATGGCGGACCGGCCGGGGCTCGTCCCCGGGTTCGTCGGCGGCTCGGTCGCGGTCAGCATCAACGCGGGCTTCCTCGGCGGCCTCGCGGCCGGCCTGATCGCCGGCACGGTGGTGCTCGGCCTGCAACGTCTGCGGATCCCCACCTCGATGCGCGGCATCATGCCGGTGGTCGTCCTGCCGCTGCTCTCGTCGATCGTCGTCGGCTTCCTGATGTTCCTGGTCATCGGCAAACCCATCGCGTTCCTCCAGAGCGCACTCACGGACTGGCTGAAGGGACTGTCGGGCACGAACGCGATCATCCTCGGCGTCATCCTCGGCCTGATGATGTGCTTCGACCTCGGCGGACCGCTGAACAAGGTCGCGTACACCTTCGCGGTCGGCGGTCTGGCCGGCCCGACCAACGGCAGCCTCAAGGTGATGGCCGCGGTGATGGCGGCTGGCATGGTGCCCCCGCTGGGCATGGCGCTCGCGACCGTGGTCCGCGGCCGGCTCTTCACCCGCACCGAGCGCGAGAACGGCAAGGCCGCCTGGCTGCTCGGCGCCTCCTTCATCACCGAGGGAGCGATCCCGTTCGCCGCGGCGGACCCGTTGCGGGTCATCCCCTCGTCGATGGTCGGCGGTGCCGTCACGGGCGCCCTGTCGATGGCCTTCGGCTGCACGCTCCGGGCCCCGCACGGCGGCGTCTTCGTGGTGCCGCTGATCGGCGGCCCGCTGCTCTACCTGGTGGCGATCGCGGCGGGCGTGTGCGTCTGCACGGCGCTGGTGGTCGGCCTCAAGGGAGCCAAGGCGGCCAAGGCGGCGAGTGCCGCCGAGCAGGACGGGGCGCGCTCCGGAAGCGGCGCGGGGGACAGCGAGGGGAACGGCGAGGAGAACGGCGAGGGGCGCCCGGGGGTGCCTCCCGCGCCCTCCACGCAGAAGGGGGCCGCCGAGAGCCCGCAGTCGACGGAAACAGTCCCTTCGGGCCGTTCTGTCTCATAA
- the pfkB gene encoding 1-phosphofructokinase, with translation MILTVTPNPSLDRTYEMPCLDRGTIVRATGERMDPGGKGVNVSRAVAAAGRRTVAVLPLGGAPGALVADLLAAQGIEVAPVTVAGLTRSNISLAEPDGTLTKINAPGPELTPEEAEALLRAVTERSPGAGWIACCGSLPLGLGPDWYGQLVARAHAAGARIAVDTSGPALLAAVRGGPDVVKPNAAELSAAVRRPLVTVGDALQAAEELRSLGARSVLASLGAAGQLLVGASGAWYASAPAGAVRSDVGAGDASLAGFLIAGGTGPDALASSTAHGAAAVRLPGSAMPAPSDLAPSAVTVTADVPLDRLLGGPPP, from the coding sequence ATGATCCTCACCGTGACGCCCAACCCCTCCCTGGACCGCACGTACGAGATGCCCTGCCTGGACCGCGGCACGATCGTCCGCGCCACGGGCGAGCGCATGGACCCCGGCGGCAAGGGCGTGAACGTCTCCCGTGCGGTCGCCGCCGCCGGCCGCCGCACTGTCGCCGTCCTCCCCCTCGGCGGCGCACCCGGCGCCCTGGTCGCCGACCTCCTCGCCGCCCAGGGCATCGAGGTGGCCCCCGTCACCGTCGCCGGCCTGACCCGGTCGAACATCTCGCTCGCCGAACCCGACGGCACCCTCACGAAGATCAACGCGCCCGGTCCGGAACTCACCCCCGAAGAAGCAGAGGCGCTGCTGCGTGCCGTGACGGAGCGGTCCCCGGGCGCCGGCTGGATCGCCTGCTGCGGCAGCCTGCCCCTGGGCCTCGGACCCGACTGGTACGGGCAGCTGGTGGCCCGCGCCCACGCGGCAGGCGCCCGGATCGCCGTCGACACCTCCGGACCGGCGCTGCTGGCGGCGGTGCGCGGAGGACCGGACGTCGTCAAGCCCAACGCCGCCGAGTTGTCCGCCGCGGTCCGCCGGCCGCTGGTCACCGTGGGCGACGCCCTCCAAGCGGCCGAGGAACTGCGCTCCCTCGGCGCCCGATCCGTGCTCGCCAGCCTGGGCGCCGCCGGCCAGCTCCTCGTCGGCGCCTCGGGCGCCTGGTACGCGAGCGCGCCCGCCGGCGCCGTACGCAGCGACGTCGGCGCCGGGGACGCCTCGCTCGCCGGTTTCCTGATCGCGGGCGGCACCGGGCCGGACGCGCTCGCCTCCTCCACCGCCCACGGCGCGGCGGCCGTACGGCTGCCCGGCAGCGCCATGCCGGCGCCGTCCGACCTCGCGCCGTCCGCGGTGACGGTCACCGCCGACGTACCCCTGGACCGGCTCCTCGGCGGGCCGCCGCCATGA